In the genome of Microbacterium endophyticum, one region contains:
- a CDS encoding DUF4259 domain-containing protein: MGTWSGEPFGNDVAADFAWELDEQKRWNMVRDALREALQSEDPLDADTAAIAIAAAEVVAHGLGRPTQSDVYTESVEGFVSRARKPSGRLVKDAERAVTVAASADSELAELWAESDAQEWHDSNERLLSALMGR; this comes from the coding sequence ATGGGTACATGGAGTGGGGAGCCGTTCGGCAATGATGTCGCGGCCGATTTCGCGTGGGAACTCGACGAGCAGAAGCGATGGAACATGGTGCGGGATGCTCTTCGGGAGGCACTGCAAAGCGAGGATCCACTCGATGCCGACACGGCCGCGATTGCGATCGCTGCGGCAGAGGTCGTGGCGCACGGACTGGGGCGGCCAACACAGTCCGATGTGTACACCGAGAGCGTTGAGGGGTTCGTCAGCCGTGCGCGCAAGCCGTCTGGCCGCCTCGTGAAAGACGCAGAACGCGCCGTTACCGTTGCCGCCTCCGCCGATAGCGAGCTCGCCGAACTTTGGGCAGAGAGCGACGCGCAGGAGTGGCACGACTCGAATGAGCGTCTTCTCTCCGCGCTCATGGGCCGTTAG
- a CDS encoding PhzF family phenazine biosynthesis protein translates to MSCTPAAPSSQQSEALLSESRPPVLRYAAFTAAGVGGNPAGIVFDAESLSDAAMQQIATDVDYAETAFISGRDGAELSIRYFSPIAEVPFCGHATIATAVAMVERGLTAPGEVTFHTPVGDVVIQTTVADSRVRASFTSVPPSVAKFPSKSLQRVLEAIGLTESDLDERMPPAIPNAGSPHPTIVIADRAVFDNFTFDPHVVRSLMDAEGWPATITVLHVPEAGEVWARNIFPVGRITEDPATGSAAAATGAYLRAFGLVSPPARITIHQGEHVGRPSILTVTIPPDGGITVAGMASEISE, encoded by the coding sequence ATCAGCTGCACGCCCGCCGCGCCGAGCTCGCAACAGTCTGAGGCTCTTCTGTCTGAGTCTCGACCCCCGGTACTTCGCTACGCGGCTTTCACGGCCGCCGGCGTAGGCGGAAACCCGGCCGGCATCGTGTTCGATGCTGAATCTCTCAGTGACGCCGCGATGCAGCAGATCGCGACTGACGTGGATTACGCCGAGACCGCGTTCATCTCGGGGCGCGATGGTGCAGAGCTTTCGATTCGGTACTTCTCGCCGATCGCCGAAGTGCCGTTCTGCGGGCACGCCACAATAGCCACGGCTGTCGCGATGGTCGAACGTGGGCTGACCGCTCCTGGCGAGGTGACGTTTCACACGCCGGTAGGTGATGTCGTCATCCAGACGACGGTGGCCGATTCGCGGGTTCGCGCCTCGTTCACGAGCGTGCCGCCGTCTGTGGCCAAGTTCCCGTCAAAATCTCTTCAGCGCGTGCTCGAAGCTATCGGGCTCACCGAGAGTGATCTTGACGAGCGGATGCCTCCCGCCATCCCGAATGCGGGTAGTCCGCATCCGACGATCGTGATTGCCGATCGTGCGGTCTTCGACAACTTCACCTTCGACCCGCACGTGGTCCGATCTCTGATGGACGCCGAGGGGTGGCCCGCAACGATTACCGTGCTGCACGTGCCCGAGGCAGGCGAGGTGTGGGCCCGGAACATCTTTCCCGTCGGTCGCATCACGGAAGATCCGGCGACGGGGTCAGCCGCGGCTGCCACCGGCGCGTATCTTCGCGCTTTCGGCCTCGTGAGCCCGCCTGCGAGGATCACCATTCATCAGGGTGAGCACGTGGGTAGGCCGAGCATCCTGACGGTGACGATTCCACCTGATGGCGGCATTACGGTCGCCGGGATGGCGTCAGAAATCTCGGAGTAG
- a CDS encoding 1,2-dihydroxy-3-keto-5-methylthiopentene dioxygenase, whose translation MTLLTVWNETDPATPVLETIDDAEIGAALAELGARYSHWEIKDFSADASLEEILALYSDEVESVKKSEGYTLVDIVGLSPAQENYDEVKGPSRAKFLSEHRHDDDEDRFFAKGAGVFYLHVNEKVYALYCEPGDLVSVPANTTHWFDMGTSPEFTSIRFFHDDDGWVGHFTGNPIAETFATFDQLHARRAELATV comes from the coding sequence ATGACCCTCTTGACGGTCTGGAACGAAACCGACCCCGCGACTCCCGTACTCGAGACGATCGATGACGCGGAGATCGGTGCAGCTCTCGCTGAGCTCGGCGCTCGGTACTCGCACTGGGAGATCAAGGACTTCTCGGCCGACGCGAGTTTGGAAGAGATCCTCGCGCTCTACTCAGACGAGGTCGAGTCCGTCAAGAAGAGTGAGGGTTACACGCTCGTTGACATCGTGGGGCTTTCCCCCGCGCAGGAGAACTACGACGAGGTGAAAGGCCCGTCGCGTGCGAAGTTCCTTTCGGAGCACCGTCACGACGATGACGAAGACCGTTTCTTCGCAAAGGGCGCCGGCGTCTTCTACCTGCACGTCAACGAGAAGGTCTACGCGCTTTACTGCGAGCCGGGAGATCTCGTCTCGGTGCCGGCGAACACCACGCACTGGTTCGACATGGGCACGTCTCCCGAGTTCACCTCGATTCGGTTCTTCCACGACGACGACGGTTGGGTAGGCCACTTCACGGGCAACCCGATCGCCGAGACATTCGCGACGTTCGATCAGCTGCACGCCCGCCGCGCCGAGCTCGCAACAGTCTGA
- a CDS encoding substrate-binding domain-containing protein has translation MTHRLTARRWLGFGAAAAAAALVLTGCAQQNTSADAASATTVPVADLHAPFNGDPVEVALVQQSGAGDYFTAWTAGVKAQAAAVNIDLTVTDARNDNAKQASDLEQAIASKPDAIIIDHGQTDTLEPRIRDAVDAGIPVIVYDLALEDTDGVIVTSQSDASMASGVLDQLIADVGEGANVGLVSAEGFAPLDRRKAVWDEYVTDNDLNEQFFVGEVTESTATDNIPLVDAALKQYPDTQAIFAPYDEITKGVVQAVIQNNLQDSVKVYGIDISNADIEVMIADGSPWVATSATDPAAIGAAVVRALALSLAGELDETEVQFPAITITQDFLLENDITNVSQLRDAEPSLLLDDVVVADWLPAVSS, from the coding sequence ATGACTCACCGCCTCACCGCGCGTCGCTGGCTCGGCTTCGGCGCCGCAGCCGCCGCAGCAGCACTCGTGCTTACCGGCTGCGCGCAGCAGAACACATCGGCGGATGCCGCTTCGGCAACCACCGTTCCCGTCGCCGATCTCCACGCTCCTTTCAACGGCGACCCGGTTGAGGTCGCTCTCGTGCAGCAGTCCGGTGCCGGCGACTACTTCACGGCGTGGACCGCTGGCGTCAAAGCGCAGGCCGCTGCCGTCAACATCGACTTGACCGTCACCGATGCGCGCAACGACAACGCCAAGCAGGCATCCGATCTCGAGCAGGCGATCGCGTCGAAGCCCGACGCGATCATCATCGACCACGGGCAGACCGACACTCTCGAGCCCCGCATCCGTGACGCAGTGGACGCCGGAATCCCGGTCATCGTCTATGACCTCGCGCTCGAAGACACCGACGGCGTCATCGTGACGTCGCAATCGGACGCCTCTATGGCTTCCGGCGTGCTCGACCAGCTCATTGCCGATGTGGGAGAGGGTGCCAACGTCGGGCTCGTCAGCGCCGAGGGCTTCGCGCCACTCGATCGCCGTAAGGCCGTTTGGGACGAGTACGTCACCGACAACGACCTCAACGAGCAGTTCTTCGTCGGCGAGGTCACCGAATCGACAGCGACCGACAACATCCCGTTGGTCGATGCTGCTCTGAAGCAGTACCCCGACACGCAGGCGATCTTCGCTCCGTACGACGAGATCACGAAGGGTGTCGTGCAGGCGGTCATCCAGAACAACCTGCAGGACTCCGTCAAGGTCTACGGCATCGATATCTCAAACGCCGACATCGAGGTCATGATCGCCGATGGCAGCCCCTGGGTTGCCACCAGCGCAACCGACCCCGCCGCAATCGGTGCCGCTGTCGTCCGCGCTCTCGCGCTGTCGCTCGCGGGCGAACTCGACGAGACCGAAGTGCAGTTCCCGGCCATCACGATCACGCAGGACTTCCTGCTCGAGAACGACATCACCAACGTGTCGCAGCTGCGCGATGCCGAACCGTCGCTGCTGCTCGACGATGTCGTCGTCGCCGATTGGCTGCCCGCAGTATCGTCGTGA
- a CDS encoding sugar ABC transporter ATP-binding protein, translated as MLSNVAEANDHPVVRLSDVGVRFGSNRVLEDISLDLHRGSITALLGTNGAGKSTLIGALSGANPHYTGDIAVGTSAEGTAAGIAAERISSPAHARRAGIETVHQRISDGIVSGLSVADNLVLTDLSTGGHRLARRRETEKAARSALARLSLDWSDEVLRADAARLGTSDAQLLILARALRQSPSVLILDEPTSALTAAEADRLFDVLRTLREEGLAILFVSHRFGEIERLADRIVVLRDGSLALDAPRPFDWQAALAAMLGVPAELQQHIENPLPQGIAVLHIDGAQLVAGASPISLTVHAGQVTGILGLLGAGKSELAETIAGVRPANGASMTLDAEHFAPKTPGHAIAKGVVLVPEDRQRDGIQPGWSIARTVGLPVLESVANRLGVVRTSRERELGSEVIDGFGVIATSVDTSLDDLSGGNQQKVIVGRWLRTSPRLAVLDEPFRGVDIGARRTIGEAARRQAETGAGVVVLSSDVDEILDVADRIIVLVAGRIALDTPAGVLSRADIVNALLDDSGHSKETA; from the coding sequence ATGCTTTCGAACGTCGCTGAGGCGAATGACCACCCGGTCGTTCGCCTCAGCGACGTTGGCGTGCGGTTCGGCTCGAACCGCGTGCTCGAAGACATCTCTCTTGACCTGCACCGCGGGTCAATCACAGCGCTACTCGGAACCAACGGTGCCGGTAAGTCGACTCTCATCGGAGCGCTGTCTGGTGCAAACCCGCACTACACCGGCGATATCGCCGTGGGCACGTCTGCGGAAGGCACAGCGGCGGGAATCGCCGCAGAACGCATCTCAAGTCCCGCTCACGCCCGCCGCGCCGGAATCGAGACTGTGCATCAGCGGATCTCGGACGGCATCGTTTCGGGGCTTTCCGTGGCCGACAATCTCGTCCTCACCGACCTTTCAACCGGTGGGCACCGGCTCGCCCGTCGTCGCGAGACAGAGAAGGCGGCGCGTTCAGCGCTCGCTCGTTTGAGTCTCGACTGGTCGGACGAAGTGCTGCGAGCGGATGCCGCACGCCTCGGCACGTCGGATGCGCAACTGCTGATTCTCGCTCGGGCACTTCGCCAGTCGCCGAGCGTACTGATTCTCGACGAGCCGACCTCAGCTCTCACAGCCGCCGAAGCCGATCGTCTGTTCGACGTGCTCCGCACACTTCGCGAAGAGGGCCTCGCGATCCTGTTCGTCAGCCATCGCTTCGGTGAAATCGAACGACTTGCCGACCGAATCGTCGTGCTGCGTGACGGATCGCTCGCTCTCGACGCACCACGACCGTTTGACTGGCAGGCAGCGCTTGCCGCGATGCTCGGTGTGCCCGCGGAGCTTCAACAACACATCGAGAACCCTTTGCCTCAGGGCATCGCGGTGCTGCACATCGACGGTGCACAACTCGTTGCGGGAGCGTCTCCGATATCGCTGACAGTGCACGCGGGGCAGGTCACCGGCATCCTGGGTCTTCTTGGCGCTGGCAAGAGCGAGCTCGCCGAAACCATCGCGGGGGTTCGTCCGGCCAACGGTGCGTCGATGACTCTCGACGCCGAGCACTTCGCCCCGAAAACTCCCGGTCACGCGATTGCCAAGGGGGTCGTGCTCGTTCCCGAAGATCGCCAACGTGACGGCATTCAGCCAGGCTGGTCCATTGCGCGTACAGTGGGGCTTCCTGTGCTCGAGTCGGTCGCAAATCGACTGGGAGTTGTGCGCACGAGCCGCGAGCGCGAATTGGGAAGCGAAGTGATCGACGGATTCGGAGTTATCGCGACGTCGGTCGATACGTCGCTCGATGACCTCTCGGGCGGCAACCAACAGAAGGTCATCGTGGGGCGTTGGCTCCGCACATCGCCGCGGCTCGCTGTGCTCGACGAGCCCTTCCGTGGCGTCGACATCGGCGCTCGCCGCACGATCGGCGAGGCTGCCCGCCGCCAAGCCGAAACCGGCGCTGGCGTTGTCGTACTTTCGAGCGACGTCGACGAAATTCTCGACGTCGCCGACCGCATCATTGTTCTCGTAGCGGGGCGCATCGCCCTCGACACTCCCGCTGGAGTCCTCAGCCGCGCCGACATCGTCAACGCGCTGCTCGATGATTCTGGTCACAGCAAGGAGACCGCATGA
- a CDS encoding ABC transporter permease produces MTTLTVVSSRPVGERVLDGVAKWGFVAVTVALIAFFMITEPNFRTVDNVFGMLKYIAPVGIAGLGVTLAMTVGGLDLSVGANAGFAVSIAAWTLVIAGQVGGVAVGVVLLSGALIGALNAALIVFARIPDLLATLAVMFTVVGLKLIIVDGKSISSQMTLADGTTAPGRFTADFLWFDRGTIGPVSVPVILFLALTALVWFILDRTRWGRALSAVGSNPHAARLAGIKVRAYRAAAYIGCGILASIAGLLLAARIGQGDVSAGNSLLLDAVAVALVGVSVLGIGRPNAWGTALGAVLIAVMVTGFSMMGLPYYIQDFGKGIVLLVALLFSFTFRRRATTITAGSTTAT; encoded by the coding sequence ATGACCACTCTGACGGTCGTATCTTCCCGCCCCGTGGGCGAGCGCGTGCTCGACGGCGTAGCCAAGTGGGGCTTCGTCGCCGTAACGGTGGCGTTGATCGCCTTCTTCATGATCACCGAGCCGAACTTTCGCACCGTCGACAACGTCTTCGGAATGCTGAAGTACATCGCGCCCGTGGGAATCGCGGGCCTCGGCGTCACGCTCGCCATGACTGTCGGTGGACTTGACCTCTCGGTGGGCGCGAACGCGGGGTTCGCGGTGTCGATTGCGGCATGGACCCTCGTCATTGCGGGTCAAGTCGGCGGTGTCGCCGTGGGAGTGGTTCTTCTCTCGGGCGCTCTCATCGGTGCGCTCAACGCGGCGCTCATCGTGTTCGCTCGCATCCCCGACCTCCTCGCCACCCTCGCCGTGATGTTCACGGTCGTAGGGCTGAAGCTCATCATCGTCGACGGCAAATCGATCTCGTCGCAGATGACGCTGGCCGACGGCACCACAGCGCCCGGCCGATTCACGGCGGACTTTTTGTGGTTCGACAGAGGCACGATCGGCCCCGTCTCGGTGCCGGTCATCCTCTTCCTCGCGCTCACGGCGCTCGTCTGGTTCATCCTCGATCGCACACGGTGGGGCCGGGCACTTTCGGCTGTCGGGTCAAACCCGCACGCCGCGCGTCTCGCCGGCATCAAGGTGCGCGCGTATCGGGCTGCCGCCTACATCGGGTGTGGCATCCTCGCTTCGATTGCCGGACTACTCCTCGCTGCCCGCATCGGGCAGGGAGATGTTTCGGCCGGAAATTCGCTACTGCTCGACGCCGTGGCTGTTGCCCTCGTCGGGGTTTCGGTTCTCGGCATCGGTCGCCCAAACGCGTGGGGTACGGCGCTCGGCGCCGTGCTGATTGCGGTCATGGTCACCGGTTTCTCGATGATGGGTCTGCCGTACTACATTCAGGATTTCGGTAAGGGAATCGTTCTGCTCGTCGCGCTGCTGTTCAGCTTCACGTTCCGACGCCGAGCGACAACGATCACCGCGGGGAGCACGACAGCAACATGA
- the mtnK gene encoding S-methyl-5-thioribose kinase codes for MSTEQLTVDTVPEYLRQHRELTGPVDPESIASVTEVGDGNLNLVFIVRDASGAGVVVKQSLPHVRVDPSWPLTRARTKREAVVLAAHEAVDPSHVPALYGFDEASVALSIEDLSDHAVWRSELNAGRMHPYAAAQLGTYVGAVSFATSVFGTGGPERRRLVAEAANPELSEITEDLVFTEPYVDHEHNGWLAANDIDVQELRADRAFVREIGLAKLRFQESTQSLLHGDLHTGSVFVRAEDESVRAFDSEFGTYGPTGFDLGAVWANLILAAARAKVLGRSGDAATLLELPVELVAAFEAEFVRRWPERVDPRVYGDDVREYVLESIRSDAAIYAAAKTVRRLVGFSKVADIETLPEPERAEAVRLALRSARAIGVARLTDASTRALSDLTKSVIIG; via the coding sequence ATGAGCACTGAGCAACTCACGGTAGACACCGTTCCGGAATATTTGCGGCAGCACCGGGAGCTGACTGGTCCGGTCGATCCCGAATCGATCGCGTCGGTGACCGAGGTCGGCGACGGAAACCTCAACCTCGTGTTCATCGTGCGTGACGCGTCTGGCGCTGGCGTCGTCGTGAAGCAATCGTTGCCACACGTGCGCGTTGATCCGTCGTGGCCCCTCACCCGAGCCCGTACCAAGCGGGAAGCTGTTGTGCTTGCGGCCCACGAAGCCGTCGACCCCTCGCATGTGCCGGCGCTTTACGGGTTCGACGAGGCATCCGTTGCTCTTTCGATTGAAGATCTCAGCGACCACGCCGTGTGGCGATCGGAACTCAACGCTGGCCGCATGCACCCGTACGCGGCAGCGCAGCTTGGCACCTACGTCGGCGCCGTGAGCTTTGCCACGAGCGTGTTCGGCACTGGCGGCCCGGAGCGTCGTCGATTGGTTGCGGAAGCGGCGAACCCCGAGCTCAGCGAAATCACCGAAGATCTCGTTTTCACCGAGCCCTACGTTGATCATGAGCACAACGGGTGGCTTGCAGCCAATGACATCGATGTGCAAGAACTCCGTGCCGACCGTGCTTTCGTGCGAGAAATCGGCCTCGCAAAGCTCCGCTTTCAAGAGAGCACACAGAGCCTGCTGCACGGCGACCTTCACACCGGCTCGGTCTTCGTACGCGCCGAAGACGAGTCGGTGCGCGCGTTCGATTCCGAGTTCGGAACGTATGGCCCGACCGGCTTCGACCTTGGCGCGGTGTGGGCAAACCTGATTCTTGCTGCGGCACGGGCCAAAGTCCTTGGTCGCTCGGGAGATGCGGCCACACTCCTCGAACTTCCGGTCGAACTCGTCGCGGCATTCGAAGCCGAGTTCGTGCGGCGGTGGCCTGAGCGCGTTGACCCCCGCGTATACGGCGACGACGTGCGTGAGTATGTGCTTGAGAGCATCCGCTCGGATGCCGCGATCTACGCCGCCGCCAAAACCGTCCGCCGTCTCGTCGGCTTTTCAAAGGTCGCCGACATCGAGACGCTCCCCGAGCCCGAGCGCGCTGAGGCGGTACGCCTAGCCCTTCGCTCCGCTCGCGCCATCGGAGTCGCTCGCCTCACCGACGCGTCAACGCGGGCCCTCAGCGACCTGACCAAAAGTGTGATCATCGGCTGA